A stretch of the Vitis riparia cultivar Riparia Gloire de Montpellier isolate 1030 chromosome 13, EGFV_Vit.rip_1.0, whole genome shotgun sequence genome encodes the following:
- the LOC117928080 gene encoding uncharacterized protein LOC117928080, which translates to MKELSEEWIYHCAYHLTTSIVSGDSESSLCPVLAGLGGWSFLPHHDSSYDLLSLVLDHHAQRGNHQLRFQDMATDILVYLLAVKTKWEHAALRICDYFRVQIPSFHSLRHMNLVSQILCLSYTASHCWFHIHRLKSCEPEFLVATPERLLELISLKAIDISGVSLLVVDGLDTLCKGGYLDMIKSIRQSISGNPHAVVFSERSSCTSVPGVEDLLRGSYCRLPLKGSINNQSACIAQSIHA; encoded by the exons ATGAAAGAACTTTCTGAAGAATG GATCTATCACTGCGCCTACCATCTAACCACATCAATAGTCTCCGGCGATTCTGAGTCTTCCCTTTGCCCTGTCCTTGCTGGGCTGGGTGGCTGGAGTTTTCTTCCTCACCATGACAGTTCCTACGACCTTCTCTCGCTGGTCTTGGACCACCACGCTCAGCGGGGCAATCACCAGCTTCGTTTCCAGGACATGGCTACAGATATTTTAG TTTATTTACTTGCTGTCAAGACCAAATGGGAGCATGCAGCTTTGCGAATTTGTGATTATTTCAGGGTGCAAATTCCGTCCTTCCACTCCTTAAGGCACATGAACCTTGTCTCTCAAATCCTCTGCCTCTCCTACACTGCTTCCCACTGCTGGTTCCATATACATCG CCTAAAAAGTTGTGAGCCTGAATTCCTTGTGGCCACACCTGAGAGACTTTTGGAGCTTATTTCCTTGAAGGCCATTGACATATCTGGTGTCTCCTTATTG GTTGTTGATGGACTGGACACTCTCTGTAAAGGAGGCTACCTTGATATGATTAAATCTATTAGGCAGTCAATTTCTGGAAATCCCCATGCGGTTGTTTTCAGTGAACGCTCAAGCTGTACCTCTGTTCCAGGTGTAGAAGATCTCCTTAGAGGATCATACTGTAGATTACCTCTTAAAGGTTCAATTAATAATCAAAGTGCTTGCATTGCTCAGTCTATACATGCGTGA
- the LOC117928083 gene encoding uncharacterized protein LOC117928083 encodes MTALVMLYSYDLLSLVLDHHAQWGNHQLCFQDMATDILVYLLAVKTKWEHAALRICDYFRVQIPSFHSLRHINLVSQILCLSCTASHCWFHIHRLKSCEPEFLVATPERLLELISLKAIDISGVSLLVVDGLDTLCKGGYLDMIKSIRQSISGNPHAVVFSECSSCTSVPGVEDLLRGSYCRLPLKGSINNQSACIAQSIHA; translated from the exons ATGACAGCACTAGTGATGTTGTATTCCTACGACCTTCTCTCGCTGGTCTTGGACCACCACGCTCAGTGGGGCAATCACCAGCTTTGTTTCCAGGACATGGCTACAGATATTTTAG TTTATTTACTTGCTGTCAAGACCAAATGGGAGCATGCAGCATTGCGAATTTGTGATTATTTCAGGGTGCAAATTCCGTCCTTCCACTCCTTAAGGCACATTAACCTTGTCTCTCAAATCCTCTGCCTCTCCTGCACTGCTTCCCACTGCTGGTTCCATATACATCG CCTAAAAAGTTGTGAGCCTGAATTCCTTGTGGCCACACCTGAGAGACTTTTGGAGCTTATTTCCTTGAAGGCCATTGACATATCTGGTGTCTCCTTATTG GTTGTTGATGGACTGGACACTCTCTGTAAAGGAGGCTACCTTGATATGATTAAATCTATTAGGCAGTCAATTTCTGGAAATCCCCATGCGGTTGTTTTCAGTGAATGCTCAAGCTGTACCTCTGTTCCAGGTGTAGAAGATCTCCTTAGAGGATCATACTGTAGATTACCTCTTAAGGGTTCAATTAATAATCAAAGTGCTTGCATTGCTCAGTCTATACATGCGTGA
- the LOC117928082 gene encoding B3 domain-containing protein At2g32645-like, whose protein sequence is MDSVVDDEKKHDQVLEETTNKFEDEGDQALQETIDKFEDDGDQYPQESIRIKKRPPRCHDDDEGGCVQEKKKRMMKKMMEKARCPSPHATPELPVILRNRIRALGGSDVTFVIQKPLFKTDVSSGHNRLSIPLNQVQQSFLTPEESERLNLGGNGKKCAAMEVMLIEPSLHRETISLRKWNMKKASGNSTSMYVLVTNWKSVTERNSMKEDETVQLWSFRIKSKLGFALVKRRLQDDPRNRSLRGILDS, encoded by the coding sequence ATGGATTCTGTTGTAGACGATGAGAAGAAACACGATCAGGTTCTCGAAGAAACGACCaacaaatttgaagatgaaggtGATCAGGCTCTTCAAGAAACGATCGACAAATTTGAAGATGACGGTGATCAGTATCCTCAAGAATCGATCAGGATCAAGAAGCGACCACCACGGTgccatgatgatgatgagggcGGGTGTGTTCAGGAGAAAAAGAAGCgaatgatgaagaagatgatggagaAGGCAAGGTGCCCATCTCCCCATGCAACGCCAGAGCTCCCTGTCATCCTTAGGAATCGGATCAGGGCTCTGGGGGGTTCTGATGTCACTTTTGTAATCCAGAAGCCTCTCTTCAAGACTGATGTGAGTTCCGGTCACAACCGTCTCTCCATACCGTTGAACCAGGTACAACAAAGTTTCCTCACACCTGAAGAGAGCGAGAGGTTGAACTTGGGAGGAAACGGAAAAAAATGTGCAGCTATGGAAGTGATGTTGATTGAGCCCTCCCTTCATCGGGAAACCATCAGTCTGAGGAAGTGGAACATGAAGAAAGCTTCCGGAAATTCTACCTCAATGTACGTGTTGGTGACTAATTGGAAATCGGTTACGGAAAGGAATAGCATGAAGGAAGATGAAACGGTGCAGCTCTGGTCTTTTCGAATCAAGTCCAAGTTGGGTTTCGCTCTTGTAAAGAGAAGACTACAAGATGATCCTAGGAATCGTTCATTAAGGGGCATCCTGGATAGCTGA